Within the Pseudorasbora parva isolate DD20220531a chromosome 20, ASM2467924v1, whole genome shotgun sequence genome, the region CACCGCATAGAGGACTTTAAAGCTTTGGCATTGCTGGAAGAAAAGACAGTATCTAAATTACATTTCAGatctttacaaaaaataataaagaaaggtTTAACAGACTTGTGTATAAAAAAAAgtagctaaaaaaataaatagatttataagaaaaaaaaacttgtcttTAAGACTATTGTCAgagttatacaaaaaaatacaaatgggACATCAATATAATTTTCTaaatttcttcttcttcttcaaaaaaaaaaggaactacatgaaaacaatcccaaaaaggtgagggacagactCATCTTCCACTCCACAAAAGGAGCAAAGGCGATCCATCCcaggaaacatttttttatatataaataaattgtccCGTGTGTTTCTTAAATGCAGACATATGTATTCTTTATATTGTAGACAAGTATGTTGAAgtagaaaaaaataactttttcatttaaaaaatgaaatattgaatGCAAATGGGGTCAAGCAAGTCTAAACTATTTAATCAATGTAATTAGTGCCACATAATAATAACCTTGGAATATATAGTCTACATTTGTATTTTCCAAGTGAGGTCTCGTAAATGTGGAGACTTAGATTCTTATAAAGATTTTATTTAACTAGGCTATATGGTATAAAAGCATCAAAACAACTACTTTAAGCTTACAGACTTGCtgcttatttgttgttttttggttacatcttataaatcaaatTGTAGTTTGCATTTGAATATCCCTCTACTAGTTTTACAAGGGTTTGATATCCTAGATGTTAAGCCTACAAATCAGTTTTTAAGGAACTTCTTCACTGTTAGTGATTATTCAATTAAGGCTTATGGGAAATTATTAGCACTTGTATTTCACCAACTGTGTAATATTTCTGTCACTAAGGAAAGTAAAGAGCTGGATGATgtcttaaattttatttgtatgatggGTAAATATTATATTGACAAAGCAAGATAGGTGCCAGATGGTTACGTTGACAGCAGGTGCAACAATTCTTCCATTCTTACGAGACCTTTATATAGGTAACAACATGTGAACTATAGCGCCATCTCCTgacaaatacacaaacacaacaattaacatttattatcaACTCTTCAAAAATCACATATTCATTGttctttattgtttattttgtatttatttatagttatgcaataaataaaaaactatcgcGGTACGGATCGAGTGGTAGTAATTCAAATAACTGCCGTAAATTGCTTTGCCATGTCAAACAGGAAGTAGAAACATTTTCGCGCATGCGCAGAACAAATCGTGTTGCCGGTACGGATCGAGTAGTGacagtgtgaaataaacagttatggaaatgtagaaattaaagctaaagctctaatctgctcccaaaaatttcgaaaaaagtccgttagtgcctcagtgacaacttcactcagagaagccgtcagtctcagctgtcaatcatgacgtcacaccccccgtttttatagcatcaaataactaactcaaagtaaacttatttttaaaacgaacacctgaaatgaaatcatcgtgatgataactgccttcagtgacataaactaactttggggaaacatttttaaagtgtaattttattatttagtttgcctcgcgtccattagaaaacacagaggagcggctatactgggaccggtcaccggggggcgatcgaggcgcgaaagcttcagtaaatgagagggagactgcaggcttgtgtagtacccatagacagtaaaagaaatggacggagggatcccattgccttctacggcgttaagtgaggtcagtataggagcacttacttcctgatggctgagcgaactgcgcaggctcagactgagcttgacgacgtagatgtgacgtgagcctcctgtctgacagctgtaggtcttctagtagatgtggaaagtgaaagctgaatcacgttgtttaaatattttctcccgttgcttttggctcactatgggcttctccccattcttcccccttgactttatcagactttatgtctccacgtccccccgactgtctcttagacagtaaaagattgcctacgagcgtctcctcaggtctatacggtaatttctcaactgtgcgacacagtcgcgttggttatgacgcaatcgttagcctatttttacaaaaacagcttctacggggcgatagtgtaagatacaaggtaacggagccttttatgcattgtcgtgtttctttagaaataaacaatggacaaatggagtctttaaacgtctcagatgtaaagttattcactgtcaaagtgactcaaaaatgaatgggagtcaatgggatgctaacagcaggtgatggcttggttagcaatggcagcccctaggggtggaacgctttccaagcgctagattacccccttggtagTACCCCGGTTACTCCAATGGACGGCTAGGAAAATGCCCGTCAAGTTAAAAGTCGacacaaaacaaataataatagatttttttttaaaatacattaaatatatctatctatcttttatTTAAAGCAGTGATGCCACTGATTTTTAAGTAATATGATATTTGAGGttcatttatgtaaaaaaaacaaaaaacaaacaagacgtATGCAGAAAAACCATTACTGTCAACCCTCATTCTGACTGAGGGACggcacatttaaagggatattttacccaaaaatgaaaattaccccatgatttattcaccctccCTCAAGCCAtactaggtgtatatgacattcttcttttagatgaatacaaccagttatattaaaacatgtcctggctcttccaagcattataatggccgTGAATGAAAGCACAAAATTtaaagcataaaataaaaaaaatctatccattataaaaaaataatccacACATCTCCGGTGGGTTAATTACCCTTCTGAAGCGAAATGATGGgttttgtataaaaaatatccatagccaggactttttaaataaatctcagTTTGTAtccatctgaaagaagaatgccatatacACTAGGATGGCTGAAGggttgagtaaattatgggatcattttgTTTGGGTAAACTACCCCTTTACGGCTTGTCACTAAACAGCCACTGTTATAAATGGCTAATGTCATTGCATAGGAAACAGTATCAACAGACACTCGCTACTGCATGcaagtgtttttaaaatgttcttacATTCTTCCATTTTCCCAGTTGTTAACAGACTCAAGAGCGTGGACAATGTTAGAAACTGAAAGCACATCTGTATACTTTATCCAATAATAGCATTAATGATTATAATGTGTtctatttgatttttttatggGGCATGATGCTCAGATCCACTGTACAAATGTCAGGTTatgccagtgggcggggcctatAGTGCATTGATGTATAACTATTGGTCAATGTCCTGCTCTGGAGGCAGTCATATGCAAAGGTATTTAACATCATAGATCCCACAATATCAAAATGAGCTGTTTTTGGagcttgattaaataaatgctttgtttataataAGGAGGACGTTTTAGCCTATTAAAGGCTATTTTAGGCTAATAGTGGTTCAAAGACTAATTTGCAATAGGTACATTTCATTTCTAAAGTCATGCCCCCTTTAAATGTCAAAACTGTGAAATGTCACAAATGGAAGTATAGGAATTATTTTGTGaccaattaaattaaaaaaaatatatatttaagagtATATCTTCATGTTTCAGCCGatattttacagatttattatatttaataaatgcattttagactatcttttaacaaaaaatattgataatataaaaataataaagacttttttcttgcaaacacaaaatatatacaaatgcCATTCGGAAAATAAGTTTTAGTACATAATTCACTGATGTCCAACAGAATACAAAATGTGCTTCCATTAAATGAGGCTGGGGACATCAAAATGACATAATACTCACTTAATTTCTAAAGTGCTcatatattaaagggttagttcccccaaaaatgaaaattctgtcattaattacttatccTTATGTCGGTCGACACAGGTAAGACCTTTGGAACACAAGTGAAGATCTTTTTGTCGAAATCCGATGACTCAGAAAGGCCTCGTTtggcagcaatgacatttcctctttCAAGACCCATTAAAAGGTACCAAAAAAGTCAttaaaaagcccatctcactacagtggttctataattattttatgatgtgagaaagcgacgagaatagtttttgtgtgcaaaaaaacaacaactaaataacgacttatatagtgatgggccgatttcaaaacactgcttcctgaagctttgaaccattatgaatcagcatatcaaATCAGCAGTTTGGAATCAGATTGCAaaaatcatttaatttcagcagtttgacacacattATGCTCCGAAGCTTTAGGAagctgtgttttgaaatcggccatcactaaacaagtcgttattttgggggttttttgcaaacaaaaaatattcttgtcgattaataaaattattgtagagccactgaaGTAAGATGGACTTCTTTagtaccttttatgggtcttgagaaagGAAATAACATTGTGGCAAATAGAGGCCTTTCTgaaccatcggatttcaacaaaaatatcttaatttgtgttccgaagatgaagtcttacgggtctggaactgcatgagggtaagtaattaatgacagaattttcatttttggatgaacctTTAAATTTTCTTAATTGTAAGTCACAATTCCCCAAAACGTAACTCttcaaatttttttacagttttggTTAACTTTAGTCATGGTCTATGTCCACACATTGGCAACTTCTGCATCTTTCAGAAGAAGCTGACCTTTGTCAATCAATAATTTCATCAGTCCTTTCCTTCGTCTCCATGTTACCCTCAGCCCATAGTCTCTCTCAGGTGTGTCCTTCACCAGAATGCTTGTGTTCTCGGCCCGGGGAGGAGTTATTGTTTGGTTTGGGGAGAAAAGTAGATGTTGAACGTTGGTCGAGGTGCTGGAAAAATGTGGTATTTCTGGCGTCTCTACATTTGGTGGTTCTGGAATTGTGCTCGTATTGGGTGTGTGAATGGAATCTTTATTTATTCCATTTCCATTTTTGCAGAATGGCGGGTTCTTTGAAACATCTGTATGCCTAGAGCTAGCAGATGTAACACGTGCAGCCATCCTCCTCTCCACCACTTTTCGAGTTCTTCTTGAGGTTTCTTGAAGCTCCTTGCGATGACTGTCTGAAGAAACGAGTCTATCATCCTTCGTCCGTGAACTACGAAGGTTTTCACACAGGTTTTCATGGCCTGTGGTTGCCTCAAAGGACAAAGGAGTATATTTGCAGACCCTTGTTTTTCTAGTCTGAGGTAAACCCAAAACTGACACCTTGTTTGATATTTTAGTACCCATCTGGTTAGCTCTCTTCCCTCGACCACCTCGACTAACCGTTGTGGTCTCAATCGAATTAAACTGTGGAGACACCTAAAATACAAAGAATATTCATCAGTTTATAAAAAGTCTTCACCCATAACATAAAATTAAGGGTTGCAAAGCATGCACATACCCACAAGGTACATGGTGCACcactttgttgttgtttttctgatATAAATGACCTGGGATGAATGGCACTCCGTAGCTGTGGTCCATATTCATGTTTTGGTCCATTGATGGGCGCCTCTACAAACAACAGCTGGGACTTGTGTGGATTCAACAGCCTCTTCTTAGTTGAAGTACGTGGCATTAGAAGACATGATATCCTGCTTGAAATGAAAATAAGATCACGTTGACTCCAACTTCTGCAGGATTTTAGATGACAACTCTGAATCAACATGCACcaatgcatttatatatatatatatatatatatatatatatatatatatatatatatatatatatatatatatatatatatatatatatatatatataaaatcctaATCAATGTTAACAGCATGTATTATTTACTCAATTGAGCTCAGTGTTTCTGCCTTGCCTTAATACATTGTTTGCTAACTGTGTGGTATATGTTTTTTCCcatgtagcactttgagattcttcggaatgaaaagtgcgttataaataaaatctattaatattattatttctgaAATCCATAACTTGGACGCTGATGGAAAATAAAATCACTCTAAATTATAATGTTGACGCATGCATGCATTTATGTAAAGCTGCTTCGAAACGATGTGCATTGTGAAaacggttaaaaaataaatgtaatttggaTTGAAAAGCCTTAATGCTCGTGTAAAACGTCTTACCGAATCTCATTAGCATTTTATTATATGTTATATGCACTGTACCTCGACATTCAGTTAACGATGGTGGTTGTTGCAGTACTACGAAAGTTCACACGTGGATAAAATACATGTCATGCAATGAAACATTAGCCGATACTTACGCATCGCTTTGTATTTCTTCTCATTCGCATTGtattttttctttggacaatgtaAATTTGACAAAGAGATTGACAAACCGTCTGCGCGAGGTTTGTGGGGAAAGTTCATCCCCCATTCACATGATTCACACAGCTCTGTTCCTCCAACAGAACTAGAAAACGACTTGAATTTGGTTAGCCAAATAATGAATTACTACAAGAGGCGGAGCTTCGTGGCCCGGATGTTGTTGTGATTGATCAAGTAGAAGTCCAAATagcatttattattttgtaattattattaattgtggtttttatattattgtatttcCATTATTGTTTATCCGTGTGTAAAATATTGACCAGACCGACCAAATACTAATCAGATATCGACCAAAAATATATCAGACTATTTCACAACGGATCAATTTACGTTCGTTTGTAATTACCTGATTAGGTTTACAATTGCTGTAGAATGCTTCCCTCcgagaaatgttttaaaaattcatagaaatgttaaatgtttccaagaaaAGTGAGGAACTGTGTATTTCTGAGCCACCGACCGCACCCTAAAGGAATATATAACTTACTGCACCGTAGAAAACAGCAACACTCGACACTCGACGGATCCGCCCATGTGTAGTCTCTATTGGGCACAGTGTGATCACGTGACAGCGCTGTACCGCTCTGCGCCAAAATTCAAAATCTTAACCAAATGCGTACAAGTCTCCGGAGTCTTCCATTTACCCTAATCAAAGTATATTTTTACCTCTCAGCATTGTCCGATTTACTCGAATAAACCACCGTCCGCACGGCTGACATGATATGAAGGTTTGATCCGCTTCGTATTATTTGTTATGTGtcttgtttttaattaattgaaCAATAACGTTAGCTGTACTGTAACGTTAGGATAGTTGGTTAGATGAATCACTAGGCCGCATGTCAGATAATAAAGGAAGATCgattataatttaataattaagtgtattaattatatatatataatctttttttaagACATTATCAATTGCATGTGTTTTAAAACGACGATCAAAGCTTgaaagaaatataaataaaagcaaATTATTTTACAGACCCTTGCACAAAAACATGTTTCTGAATGATCTGTCATCGtaataataatgacaacaacattaATACAGCAAATTGAAAGTAATCAATTTGTAAcggtattttatattttagaattTGATTCGTCATTTAAGAGTCGTTGGGCAAAAGTCGTTTTATCAACAGAGTTTCTTATCGGTACATTTGGACATTATCTGAAAATAtatgatatttatatatattatgtatattttatatacacaGATTTGTTTTAACACTTAATCTGCTTTTGATTGAAGAtagattattattttgtttgtattattaatcttCGCGCAACTGTTGCGAAGCTTTCCGTTTTTGTAGACTGTAACATTAGTTCctatatacactgtatttagAATAAAAACGTATTACATATTATGGTTTAATGTTGTTAGACAGGCATCAGACAGATCCCTTTGCTGTGAGCAAACAATGAGAGAGAGCCCAAGGAGACCCATCATCCTGAAGAGGAGGAAGCTGCCATTTCAGAAGAGTGAATCTGATGTAACTTTAGGGTGTGATGAGGCTGACGGGCCACGCTCCCAGACCACCCTGACCCCGACTCAACCCACCACGCGCTGCTTTCCCTATGGCATCCGCATCATGGATCACCCCACCATGCCAGACACACAGGTGGTGGTGATACCAAAAGACGCCGATCTGAAAAGTGTCATCAGCGCTCTGACAGCCAAAGGGAAGGAGTGCGGTCCTCAGGGCCGAAACAAGTTCATCTTGCTCAGTGGCAGCACCAGTTTAGAGGAGAGCAAAACCCTTGGGTGTTTTTCTACAGAACCTGGGGCTGATCTTGGGAAAGGTGAAGCTTACGAGCATGTTTGCTGGTTATTGATATTGTGAGTAATGTAAGATGACTGTTTTTCTGAAATGTTGTTTACCCATTACAGTAGTGAAAAAGGAGAATGAGTGCTACCCACTTGATGACAGTCTGACAAACATCCAATGGCTGGGAAAAATGAGCTCTGATGGACTCGGACCAGAGTCGAACCAAAAATGCCCCAGCAAAGACAATCCAAGTGACTGTCTTCAGGTACACAACAGTAAAGTTGGCATCAAACAAAAAATCaattttttccaaaaaatgaAAGTACTTACTCagctcatgtcattccaaacacaTTGGAcgtttgttcatcttcggaacacaaatgaatatctttttaattttgatttctgtccctccatagacagctatgcaaataccactttgatgcttcaaaaaaatcttaaagagattgtaaaactaatacATATGATTAACATTGATCAGCGAAGATGAACATGAAGATGAAGCTCAACTGAACCTACTTGATGTGCGGGAACAaacctcgttggttcttgcATGTCAAGTACACATGCTTGGGTTTCCGTTTACCGcaactgatgtgtgagttgatgaatgtttatatgtgaataaaagcctaaattcaatctgttcatcatattaagtgatcgtgtctcttcagaacaTTTGGACTAAACGGTTCATATCGATTAGttagatttcataaaaaaagatcttcatttgtgtttgcaAAAATGAACGAAAGTCGTACggttttggaacgacatgagggtgagtaataatgacagaatttaaattttggggtttaatagatttttttaaccctttaaatcttTACAATATGGGTTTAGAAGTagtaatacatatatttttttaaaaaaaggtacaattttggcTTTGTTCTAAGTATGAGATTGTTGTGTATCGAATAAATCATGAAATCAGTCTATTGTTGTACCCCCTaatattttgcttttttaagatgacattttataaaattgttTGTTTCCTCTTCAGCTGCCCAAATGTCCAGAAAAGGAGAAGGACCCTTTGTCCGAGAGACCCCCGTATTCTTACATGGCAATGATCCAGTTTGCTATCAACAGCAAGAATAACAGACACATGACCCTGAAGGAAATTTACAATTGGATCGAAGACCATTTCCCATACTTCAGAAATGTTGCAAAACCTGGATGGAAGGTAGCGTCTAAAGTGAATACTTTTTCAGTTTACACAAATCTCTAATGTATGATTTCTGAGAgagatttttttacattttttattagaaTTCCATACGTCATAATCTCTCACTGCATGACATGTTTGTCCGTGAGACGTCTCCTGATGGCAAGATCTCCTATTGGACGATTCGACCAGAAGCGAACCGCTGTCTCACTTTGGACCAGGTCTACAAGGTCTGTCTTAATACAAATCACATTCTCGCTTCATTATACCCCAGTCTCTTACAGTGCTGCTTTGTCCATATGCCATTTGATGCTTCAAATGTGGTCATCTCTCATTTCCTGGCTCATCCCACAGCCTTTGGTTGACCCAGTGACCCCCACTTGCCCTCAGATCACACAAGTTGGTTACCATCAAGTAAGATCCCCTTTTCTTCTTTAATTCATCTTCTCAAGGGCAGATCGACAGGGACCAGGCTTTCTTCTTCTACAGGAAGCAGTTATTTTATTTCAGGGAGATTCAGACAGACAGGAGAAGCATGTTCAGCTCGAGATCAtcgcttgttttgtttttttccatcaTCTACGAGTCCTCAGAAAGGCAGACAGCACAAACGCCGTAGTTTTTTTGAATGTCACACTTTGTACAAATCTAAACAAAGCCTCTTTGTTCCCATAGCAACAGAAGAGAGTTCCTCCGGAGGTGAAGAAAGTGATACCCGTCGCAGGCACAGGTGAGTGTTGAGCTGGATGAGAGAGATAAATGTCTCCGAGCACATGAGTCTGTTTCCTGATGGTCAGTTATCTCCGCTCGCCCTCAGAGAGGAAGATGAAGCCACTTCTGCCTCGGACTGACTCGTACCTGGTTCCCATCCAGCTACCTCTGGGTCAGTCACTCTTCCTGCCCTCCTCCAGTCCCATGTCTCTCGCCACTCCTCCACACACTCAAAGCTCTTCAACTCCCAGCTCCAGCAGTGCAAACAAGAGAGTCCGGATTGCTCCTAAGGTAAAACCTACTACTTCGGCAGTCCATGTGATGTAATTTTCGTCGTCATCATGATGACTAAAAAGACGATGGAGGAGGATTTGGTGCACAAATTTGGATTGACAAATATCTAATCTTGTAAAATGTGTGGTACCGCCCCTCCCTGCACACAGACTAGTATGCATGATTATGAAAGTGAAAAGTGTGATCCTAATACCCCACATATTAATAGCAGCTCCCTGATTCTCGCAAATTATAGGTCTATACACAGAGTATGCATGATTGCGAATTCAAAAGCAAAAACGCAAAGTTTTAAAAATTCCCTGGTATTATCGGAAATATAGGGGTTAAGTTTATTTAGGTGTGAACATTTCTTCACCATGACATCCCTACTGCAGTATTCGAAGAGTGTGTAAAGAGCAAACCATAAACAAAGCAACATATCCTTCTCTATCCTTTTTTTGTTAATCTAAATTTTGCATGCAATGGCAGTAGGGCTGAGTAATATAATGGGGTATTTAATATGCTTTATTATGATATTGATTTACATGCGTACAatctattttaattatatttaaaaactgagaatgataccatttatgtgtttcacattctctctgggaaaagaaagcatcgctataCCTTCTGAAaatgaccagcagtgttttagcaaaaaattatgtaagaaatctgataatataattttaacatcatGCCAATATTTAAATTCCAAAAACTCTTTGCTCAACTTGGTAAAATATAGTTATATTACCCTAAAACGTAACATCAAGAACATCCAGGTGAGGTAAACAAATTGACACAAAATTATGtttgtcattttaatttatctttgttaaaaaTAAGAACTACAAACAATAGGATGcatacaataaaacaaatatacaaatgaaataaacagtgctttaagtTTTTCAGGTAGGCCTACATTAAAGGGTTATGTTATTAAggtctcaccctaatgtcgttccacacccgtaaaaagggaataaaagcatcatcaaagtagtccatatgtgacatcagttggttaattagaatctcttgaagcatcgaaaattgtatacattttggtccaaaaatatcaaaaactacgactttactcagcattgtcttctcttccacgttcctcaaataaagattcaaacggtcatgaatcagcggattgatttatgatttggatcgccagtgtcacgtgatttcagcagttcagcagagatccaaatcatgaatcaatactttggagtcattaatgacataaatttcatttttgggtgaactaaccctttaaatttatttaacagtagcattcaagtaaaaaaacaatgcagaaactaaataatcaaatgtaaaactaAAACACTACACATAGTCTTCACATGAATTAAATATATACTGAATCATAATAAAGCTACAAAGGTTATTCAGGTAATTTCTCTTCTTCTTTTACTGTATTAGCACTATCACTTTAAGACATAATGCATGGATCCTATTCACATGTATTCGGTTTcaacataaccgactgtgtttacatgaatacGGCCATTTTGACATAACTTTGTGTATTTTACAGATCGAGATAAGTTTGTAATGAGGCGTAAAACAGAACTTAAGGGATCACATGATTTTTAGAGGAAGCTTTTGTGCGCAGTGGGTGCACAACAGACAGCGTGAGATTGTTTTCCACAGCTTATTgggtttaataattatttttaacatCAGTCATGTTACTTCAGAAACAGtcatgtgcccagtctatttACTGCTGTGTGTGTCAacctaaaatgttttaaagtagCTTATTAAAATCATTCCGATATCGCATGCCTTTGTGAAATGCATATCACCATAAGTACATTTGCGATATATCGTGTAGCCCTAAATGGCAGATATGTTACTTTTAGTCTATCCTTCCGAGCAAATGTTCTGTAAATGACATGACTCAGTTGTTGCCCTCTGACATATTACACATGCATCGAATAGGTCCACCCCATGTTTATCTGCAGTTTAGTATACTTTGAAAGCTGTGAGGACACGACTGTGTGTAAGACGTGGAAAATTAAATATACCTGGCAAATATACAATGGTTGATACTAGTTCAGAATTCAACTTTATGGTCTTTTTCAGCAGAGAATTAATTACTTGAGGAAATAATTTTGAAGAAGTGTTTAACGCTTGTGTGTCATGAAAGGTTTCGCAGAGAGACGTGAGCTCGGTGATGCTGTGTAATCCCGCCTCTCAAGAGATAAAGGAGGAGCCTGTATCTATGTCTCTGACTCCTGTGGTGTCCGAAGCTCCGGCCTCTAAAACCAGACCGCAAGAAACCAGCAGCTCCCGCCGCAAACAACGCCTGGTCCGGCCAGCCAC harbors:
- the foxm1 gene encoding forkhead box protein M1 isoform X1 yields the protein MKASDRSLCCEQTMRESPRRPIILKRRKLPFQKSESDVTLGCDEADGPRSQTTLTPTQPTTRCFPYGIRIMDHPTMPDTQVVVIPKDADLKSVISALTAKGKECGPQGRNKFILLSGSTSLEESKTLGCFSTEPGADLGKVVKKENECYPLDDSLTNIQWLGKMSSDGLGPESNQKCPSKDNPSDCLQLPKCPEKEKDPLSERPPYSYMAMIQFAINSKNNRHMTLKEIYNWIEDHFPYFRNVAKPGWKNSIRHNLSLHDMFVRETSPDGKISYWTIRPEANRCLTLDQVYKPLVDPVTPTCPQITQVGYHQQQKRVPPEVKKVIPVAGTERKMKPLLPRTDSYLVPIQLPLGQSLFLPSSSPMSLATPPHTQSSSTPSSSSANKRVRIAPKVSQRDVSSVMLCNPASQEIKEEPVSMSLTPVVSEAPASKTRPQETSSSRRKQRLVRPATEEPVLLYPDSTLFDSGVVSDVSTFQDTREAEPDPEPLPTCKPDFDSPNREYTFKTPIKGSHPSSSTPSKPPTVLEPWRITPVGKGGVLDFSPIRTPSGPQLTPQRHEHTPFSFNSTPFKELPLFNSPRELLTCARRSPRRSTPACSRELLQVGVANRSLTEGLVLDTMNDSLSKILVDISFSGLEDDDLGMANISWSQLIPELK
- the foxm1 gene encoding forkhead box protein M1 isoform X3 produces the protein MKASDRSLCCEQTMRESPRRPIILKRRKLPFQKSESDVTLGCDEADGPRSQTTLTPTQPTTRCFPYGIRIMDHPTMPDTQVVVIPKDADLKSVISALTAKGKECGPQGRNKFILLSGSTSLEESKTLGCFSTEPGADLGKVVKKENECYPLDDSLTNIQWLGKMSSDGLGPESNQKCPSKDNPSDCLQLPKCPEKEKDPLSERPPYSYMAMIQFAINSKNNRHMTLKEIYNWIEDHFPYFRNVAKPGWKNSIRHNLSLHDMFVRETSPDGKISYWTIRPEANRCLTLDQVYKQQKRVPPEVKKVIPVAGTERKMKPLLPRTDSYLVPIQLPLGQSLFLPSSSPMSLATPPHTQSSSTPSSSSANKRVRIAPKVSQRDVSSVMLCNPASQEIKEEPVSMSLTPVVSEAPASKTRPQETSSSRRKQRLVRPATEEPVLLYPDSTLFDSGVVSDVSTFQDTREAEPDPEPLPTCKPDFDSPNREYTFKTPIKGSHPSSSTPSKPPTVLEPWRITPVGKGGVLDFSPIRTPSGPQLTPQRHEHTPFSFNSTPFKELPLFNSPRELLTCARRSPRRSTPACSRELLQVGVANRSLTEGLVLDTMNDSLSKILVDISFSGLEDDDLGMANISWSQLIPELK
- the foxm1 gene encoding forkhead box protein M1 isoform X2, which gives rise to MRESPRRPIILKRRKLPFQKSESDVTLGCDEADGPRSQTTLTPTQPTTRCFPYGIRIMDHPTMPDTQVVVIPKDADLKSVISALTAKGKECGPQGRNKFILLSGSTSLEESKTLGCFSTEPGADLGKVVKKENECYPLDDSLTNIQWLGKMSSDGLGPESNQKCPSKDNPSDCLQLPKCPEKEKDPLSERPPYSYMAMIQFAINSKNNRHMTLKEIYNWIEDHFPYFRNVAKPGWKNSIRHNLSLHDMFVRETSPDGKISYWTIRPEANRCLTLDQVYKPLVDPVTPTCPQITQVGYHQQQKRVPPEVKKVIPVAGTERKMKPLLPRTDSYLVPIQLPLGQSLFLPSSSPMSLATPPHTQSSSTPSSSSANKRVRIAPKVSQRDVSSVMLCNPASQEIKEEPVSMSLTPVVSEAPASKTRPQETSSSRRKQRLVRPATEEPVLLYPDSTLFDSGVVSDVSTFQDTREAEPDPEPLPTCKPDFDSPNREYTFKTPIKGSHPSSSTPSKPPTVLEPWRITPVGKGGVLDFSPIRTPSGPQLTPQRHEHTPFSFNSTPFKELPLFNSPRELLTCARRSPRRSTPACSRELLQVGVANRSLTEGLVLDTMNDSLSKILVDISFSGLEDDDLGMANISWSQLIPELK